The following coding sequences lie in one Calypte anna isolate BGI_N300 chromosome 7, bCalAnn1_v1.p, whole genome shotgun sequence genomic window:
- the PCBP3 gene encoding poly(rC)-binding protein 3 isoform X10, whose translation MPFPGATGPSEELLWSSSPVCRQEMESKVSEGGLNVTLTIRLLMHGKEVGSIIGKKGETVKKMREESGARINISEGNCPERIVTITGPTDAIFKAFAMIAYKFEEDITNSMSNSTATSKPPVTLRLVVPASQCGSLIGKGGSKIKEIRESPPKGATIPYRPKPASTPVIFAGGQAYTIQGQYAIPHPDQLTKLHQLAMQQTPFTPLGQTTPAFPGEKLPLHSSEEAQNLMGQSSGLDASPPASTHELTIPNDLIGCIIGRQGTKINEIRQMSGAQIKIANATEGSSERQITITGTPANISLAQYLINARLTSEVTGMGAL comes from the exons CAGGAAATGGAGTCCAAGGTCTCTGAAGGTGGCCTGAATGTCACCCTCACCATCCGGCTGCTGATGCATGGCAAG GAAGTCGGAAGCATCATTGGGAAG AAAGGAGAGACTGTGAAGAAGATGCGTGAGGAG agTGGAGCAAGGATCAACATCTCGGAGGGGAACTGCCCTGAGCGAATCGTGACCATCACCGGCCCCACTGATGCCATCTTCAAGGCTTTTGCCATGATTGCCTACAAATTTGAGGAG gACATAACCAACTCCATGAGCAATAGCACTGCCACCAGCAAACCTCCGGTGACGCTGAGGCTGGTCGTGCCAGCTAGTCAGTGCGGCTCACTGATTGGCAAAGGAGGCTCCAAGATCAAAGAGATCAGGGAG TCCCCACCAAAAGGTGCCACCATTCCCTACCGCCCAAAGCCCGCCTCCACCCCTGTCATTTTTGCAGGTGGTCAG gcCTATACAATTCAGGGACAATACGCCATTCCACACCCGGAT CAGTTGACCAAGCTCCACCAGTTGGCTATGCAGCAAACCCCCTTTACTCCCCTTGGACAGACCACCCCCGCTTTCCCTG GAGAAAAGCTGCCCTTACATTCCTCCGAAGAAGCTCAAAATCTGATGGGCCAATCATCAG GTTTGGATGCCAGTCCCCCGGCCAGTACTCATGAACTCACCATTCCCAATGAT CTAATAGGCTGCATAATCGGACGCCAAGGGACCAAAATCAATGAAATTCGGCAGATGTCGGGAGCGCAGATCAAAATCGCCAATGCCACGGAAGGGTCATCAGAGCGCCAAATTACCATCACGGGAACCCCTGCAAACATCAGCCTTGCGCAGTACCTCATCAACGCCAG GCTGACGTCTGAGGTCACTGGAATGGGCGCACTCTAA
- the PCBP3 gene encoding poly(rC)-binding protein 3 isoform X4, translated as MPFPGATGPSEELLWSSSPVCRQEMESKVSEGGLNVTLTIRLLMHGKEVGSIIGKKGETVKKMREESGARINISEGNCPERIVTITGPTDAIFKAFAMIAYKFEEDITNSMSNSTATSKPPVTLRLVVPASQCGSLIGKGGSKIKEIRESTGAQVQVAGDMLPNSTERAVTISGTPDAIIQCVKQICVVMLESPPKGATIPYRPKPASTPVIFAGGQAYTIQGQYAIPHPDLTKLHQLAMQQTPFTPLGQTTPAFPGEKLPLHSSEEAQNLMGQSSGLDASPPASTHELTIPNDLIGCIIGRQGTKINEIRQMSGAQIKIANATEGSSERQITITGTPANISLAQYLINARLTSEVTGMGAL; from the exons CAGGAAATGGAGTCCAAGGTCTCTGAAGGTGGCCTGAATGTCACCCTCACCATCCGGCTGCTGATGCATGGCAAG GAAGTCGGAAGCATCATTGGGAAG AAAGGAGAGACTGTGAAGAAGATGCGTGAGGAG agTGGAGCAAGGATCAACATCTCGGAGGGGAACTGCCCTGAGCGAATCGTGACCATCACCGGCCCCACTGATGCCATCTTCAAGGCTTTTGCCATGATTGCCTACAAATTTGAGGAG gACATAACCAACTCCATGAGCAATAGCACTGCCACCAGCAAACCTCCGGTGACGCTGAGGCTGGTCGTGCCAGCTAGTCAGTGCGGCTCACTGATTGGCAAAGGAGGCTCCAAGATCAAAGAGATCAGGGAG TCAACAGGTGCTCAGGTTCAAGTGGCGGGGGACATGCTGCCCAACTCCACGGAGCGGGCGGTGACAATCTCGGGGACACCCGACGCAATTATCCAGTGTGTCAAACAGATCTGTGTGGTGATGCTGGAG TCCCCACCAAAAGGTGCCACCATTCCCTACCGCCCAAAGCCCGCCTCCACCCCTGTCATTTTTGCAGGTGGTCAG gcCTATACAATTCAGGGACAATACGCCATTCCACACCCGGAT TTGACCAAGCTCCACCAGTTGGCTATGCAGCAAACCCCCTTTACTCCCCTTGGACAGACCACCCCCGCTTTCCCTG GAGAAAAGCTGCCCTTACATTCCTCCGAAGAAGCTCAAAATCTGATGGGCCAATCATCAG GTTTGGATGCCAGTCCCCCGGCCAGTACTCATGAACTCACCATTCCCAATGAT CTAATAGGCTGCATAATCGGACGCCAAGGGACCAAAATCAATGAAATTCGGCAGATGTCGGGAGCGCAGATCAAAATCGCCAATGCCACGGAAGGGTCATCAGAGCGCCAAATTACCATCACGGGAACCCCTGCAAACATCAGCCTTGCGCAGTACCTCATCAACGCCAG GCTGACGTCTGAGGTCACTGGAATGGGCGCACTCTAA
- the PCBP3 gene encoding poly(rC)-binding protein 3 isoform X14, with the protein MPFPGATGPSEELLWSSSPVCRQEMESKVSEGGLNVTLTIRLLMHGKEVGSIIGKKGETVKKMREESGARINISEGNCPERIVTITGPTDAIFKAFAMIAYKFEEDITNSMSNSTATSKPPVTLRLVVPASQCGSLIGKGGSKIKEIRESTGAQVQVAGDMLPNSTERAVTISGTPDAIIQCVKQICVVMLESPPKGATIPYRPKPASTPVIFAGGQAYTIQGQYAIPHPDQLTKLHQLAMQQTPFTPLGQTTPAFPGLDASPPASTHELTIPNDADV; encoded by the exons CAGGAAATGGAGTCCAAGGTCTCTGAAGGTGGCCTGAATGTCACCCTCACCATCCGGCTGCTGATGCATGGCAAG GAAGTCGGAAGCATCATTGGGAAG AAAGGAGAGACTGTGAAGAAGATGCGTGAGGAG agTGGAGCAAGGATCAACATCTCGGAGGGGAACTGCCCTGAGCGAATCGTGACCATCACCGGCCCCACTGATGCCATCTTCAAGGCTTTTGCCATGATTGCCTACAAATTTGAGGAG gACATAACCAACTCCATGAGCAATAGCACTGCCACCAGCAAACCTCCGGTGACGCTGAGGCTGGTCGTGCCAGCTAGTCAGTGCGGCTCACTGATTGGCAAAGGAGGCTCCAAGATCAAAGAGATCAGGGAG TCAACAGGTGCTCAGGTTCAAGTGGCGGGGGACATGCTGCCCAACTCCACGGAGCGGGCGGTGACAATCTCGGGGACACCCGACGCAATTATCCAGTGTGTCAAACAGATCTGTGTGGTGATGCTGGAG TCCCCACCAAAAGGTGCCACCATTCCCTACCGCCCAAAGCCCGCCTCCACCCCTGTCATTTTTGCAGGTGGTCAG gcCTATACAATTCAGGGACAATACGCCATTCCACACCCGGAT CAGTTGACCAAGCTCCACCAGTTGGCTATGCAGCAAACCCCCTTTACTCCCCTTGGACAGACCACCCCCGCTTTCCCTG GTTTGGATGCCAGTCCCCCGGCCAGTACTCATGAACTCACCATTCCCAATGAT GCTGACGTCTGA
- the PCBP3 gene encoding poly(rC)-binding protein 3 isoform X12 — MPFPGATGPSEELLWSSSPVCRQEMESKVSEGGLNVTLTIRLLMHGKEVGSIIGKKGETVKKMREESGARINISEGNCPERIVTITGPTDAIFKAFAMIAYKFEEDITNSMSNSTATSKPPVTLRLVVPASQCGSLIGKGGSKIKEIRESTGAQVQVAGDMLPNSTERAVTISGTPDAIIQCVKQICVVMLESPPKGATIPYRPKPASTPVIFAGGQAYTIQGQYAIPHPDQLTKLHQLAMQQTPFTPLGQTTPAFPGEKLPLHSSEEAQNLMGQSSGLDASPPASTHELTIPNDADV, encoded by the exons CAGGAAATGGAGTCCAAGGTCTCTGAAGGTGGCCTGAATGTCACCCTCACCATCCGGCTGCTGATGCATGGCAAG GAAGTCGGAAGCATCATTGGGAAG AAAGGAGAGACTGTGAAGAAGATGCGTGAGGAG agTGGAGCAAGGATCAACATCTCGGAGGGGAACTGCCCTGAGCGAATCGTGACCATCACCGGCCCCACTGATGCCATCTTCAAGGCTTTTGCCATGATTGCCTACAAATTTGAGGAG gACATAACCAACTCCATGAGCAATAGCACTGCCACCAGCAAACCTCCGGTGACGCTGAGGCTGGTCGTGCCAGCTAGTCAGTGCGGCTCACTGATTGGCAAAGGAGGCTCCAAGATCAAAGAGATCAGGGAG TCAACAGGTGCTCAGGTTCAAGTGGCGGGGGACATGCTGCCCAACTCCACGGAGCGGGCGGTGACAATCTCGGGGACACCCGACGCAATTATCCAGTGTGTCAAACAGATCTGTGTGGTGATGCTGGAG TCCCCACCAAAAGGTGCCACCATTCCCTACCGCCCAAAGCCCGCCTCCACCCCTGTCATTTTTGCAGGTGGTCAG gcCTATACAATTCAGGGACAATACGCCATTCCACACCCGGAT CAGTTGACCAAGCTCCACCAGTTGGCTATGCAGCAAACCCCCTTTACTCCCCTTGGACAGACCACCCCCGCTTTCCCTG GAGAAAAGCTGCCCTTACATTCCTCCGAAGAAGCTCAAAATCTGATGGGCCAATCATCAG GTTTGGATGCCAGTCCCCCGGCCAGTACTCATGAACTCACCATTCCCAATGAT GCTGACGTCTGA
- the PCBP3 gene encoding poly(rC)-binding protein 3 isoform X6 gives MPFPGATGPSEELLWSSSPVCRQEMESKVSEGGLNVTLTIRLLMHGKEVGSIIGKKGETVKKMREESGARINISEGNCPERIVTITGPTDAIFKAFAMIAYKFEEDITNSMSNSTATSKPPVTLRLVVPASQCGSLIGKGGSKIKEIRESTGAQVQVAGDMLPNSTERAVTISGTPDAIIQCVKQICVVMLESPPKGATIPYRPKPASTPVIFAGGQAYTIQGQYAIPHPDLTKLHQLAMQQTPFTPLGQTTPAFPGLDASPPASTHELTIPNDLIGCIIGRQGTKINEIRQMSGAQIKIANATEGSSERQITITGTPANISLAQYLINARLTSEVTGMGAL, from the exons CAGGAAATGGAGTCCAAGGTCTCTGAAGGTGGCCTGAATGTCACCCTCACCATCCGGCTGCTGATGCATGGCAAG GAAGTCGGAAGCATCATTGGGAAG AAAGGAGAGACTGTGAAGAAGATGCGTGAGGAG agTGGAGCAAGGATCAACATCTCGGAGGGGAACTGCCCTGAGCGAATCGTGACCATCACCGGCCCCACTGATGCCATCTTCAAGGCTTTTGCCATGATTGCCTACAAATTTGAGGAG gACATAACCAACTCCATGAGCAATAGCACTGCCACCAGCAAACCTCCGGTGACGCTGAGGCTGGTCGTGCCAGCTAGTCAGTGCGGCTCACTGATTGGCAAAGGAGGCTCCAAGATCAAAGAGATCAGGGAG TCAACAGGTGCTCAGGTTCAAGTGGCGGGGGACATGCTGCCCAACTCCACGGAGCGGGCGGTGACAATCTCGGGGACACCCGACGCAATTATCCAGTGTGTCAAACAGATCTGTGTGGTGATGCTGGAG TCCCCACCAAAAGGTGCCACCATTCCCTACCGCCCAAAGCCCGCCTCCACCCCTGTCATTTTTGCAGGTGGTCAG gcCTATACAATTCAGGGACAATACGCCATTCCACACCCGGAT TTGACCAAGCTCCACCAGTTGGCTATGCAGCAAACCCCCTTTACTCCCCTTGGACAGACCACCCCCGCTTTCCCTG GTTTGGATGCCAGTCCCCCGGCCAGTACTCATGAACTCACCATTCCCAATGAT CTAATAGGCTGCATAATCGGACGCCAAGGGACCAAAATCAATGAAATTCGGCAGATGTCGGGAGCGCAGATCAAAATCGCCAATGCCACGGAAGGGTCATCAGAGCGCCAAATTACCATCACGGGAACCCCTGCAAACATCAGCCTTGCGCAGTACCTCATCAACGCCAG GCTGACGTCTGAGGTCACTGGAATGGGCGCACTCTAA